In the genome of Deinococcus aquiradiocola, one region contains:
- a CDS encoding DUF4384 domain-containing protein — protein sequence MRTALLIGSLALGLSACTVSVRPNLALSSSGSNLITALQPDRGEGATYAVGSTIRFQLTTRTAGYVTLVSLDPNGNSNVIVRSAYVNAGTTVFPRAQDGAGSFSVAPPRGLQRVRALFTRAQPGTDLYFQGSYDQNRWNDATSAYVQGYSPADRDVQETFFYIR from the coding sequence ATGCGTACTGCACTCCTGATCGGAAGTCTCGCCCTCGGGCTGAGCGCCTGCACCGTCTCCGTGCGCCCCAACCTGGCGCTCAGCTCCTCCGGGTCGAACCTGATCACGGCCCTGCAGCCGGACCGTGGCGAGGGCGCCACCTACGCGGTCGGCAGCACCATCCGCTTCCAGCTGACCACGCGGACCGCCGGGTACGTGACGCTCGTGAGCCTCGACCCGAACGGGAACAGCAACGTCATCGTGCGCAGCGCGTACGTGAACGCCGGGACGACGGTGTTCCCGCGCGCTCAGGACGGTGCGGGCAGCTTCAGTGTCGCGCCGCCGCGCGGGCTGCAGCGCGTGCGTGCCCTGTTCACGCGCGCTCAGCCGGGCACGGACCTGTACTTCCAGGGCAGTTACGACCAGAACCGCTGGAACGACGCGACGAGCGCGTACGTGCAGGGCTACTCGCCCGCCGACCGTGACGTGCAGGAGACCTTCTTCTACATTCGCTGA
- a CDS encoding S4 domain-containing protein, with protein sequence MSKPAAPKLPTLVAQARGGRVVRTAFVDAETLDRRQLQDDEVRHHIAGGYPDARRVVLTLYPAHIPDVDAGVTVFRVLPQTAGWDAQDFAVALRSLNLPEETLGEVREERGAFLIAATGRAVKALADVTTLAGREVDVEEIGAAAGKGSKTREVVVPSMRADVVGAKGFGVSRAYFQQGVEAGKVRLNGQPARASSDIREGDSLSAEGLGRIDFKRVLNETRRGNFKVELEVHR encoded by the coding sequence ATGAGCAAACCCGCTGCCCCCAAGTTACCCACCCTGGTCGCGCAGGCCAGAGGTGGCCGGGTCGTGCGGACCGCGTTCGTCGACGCCGAAACCCTCGACCGTCGTCAGCTGCAGGACGACGAGGTCCGCCACCACATCGCCGGAGGGTACCCGGACGCGCGCCGCGTCGTCCTGACCCTCTACCCCGCGCACATCCCGGACGTGGACGCGGGCGTCACCGTGTTCCGCGTGCTGCCGCAGACGGCCGGGTGGGACGCGCAGGACTTCGCCGTGGCCCTGCGGTCCCTGAACCTGCCGGAAGAGACGCTCGGCGAGGTGCGCGAGGAGCGCGGCGCGTTCCTGATCGCCGCGACCGGCAGGGCCGTCAAGGCGCTCGCGGACGTGACGACCCTCGCGGGCCGCGAGGTGGACGTTGAGGAGATCGGCGCGGCCGCCGGGAAGGGCAGCAAGACGCGCGAGGTGGTCGTGCCGAGCATGCGGGCCGACGTGGTGGGCGCCAAGGGCTTCGGCGTGAGCCGCGCGTACTTCCAGCAGGGTGTCGAGGCGGGCAAGGTGCGCCTCAACGGTCAGCCCGCACGGGCGAGCAGCGACATCCGGGAGGGGGACAGCCTGTCCGCCGAGGGCCTGGGCCGCATCGATTTCAAACGCGTCCTGAACGAGACGCGGCGCGGGAACTTCAAGGTGGAACTCGAGGTGCACCGGTGA
- the zapE gene encoding cell division protein ZapE has translation MSALTPGRRFRDVRFGSYLPNPEYPPQAEAQVTLRDFVEGLQVAPDAPSGLKRLFGRRAVPAEGRGVYLDGGFGVGKTHLLASAYHAASGRGLSAAFMSFQDLMYLIGALGMPRALDAMRGVNLLCVDEFELDDPGNTHMANTFLGELMPGGLNVIATSNTEPGRLGEGRFNARDFERQIQAIAGRFRNLRLDGPDYRQRGSTPEQNLTDAEYGAWRARQEAGTLAELPYPALQGVLLSVHPARFGQLLEGVEAVGLRGLTPMPSQNDALRFVHFVDKVYDLGGHAAFTGAPLESLFDETYRHGAFAKKYARCLSRLSELLREARAA, from the coding sequence ATGTCGGCCCTCACGCCCGGACGCCGCTTCCGAGACGTGAGGTTCGGCAGTTACCTCCCGAACCCCGAGTACCCGCCACAGGCGGAAGCGCAGGTGACGCTGCGGGACTTCGTGGAGGGCCTGCAGGTCGCGCCGGACGCGCCGAGCGGCCTGAAGCGCCTCTTCGGACGGCGTGCCGTGCCTGCCGAGGGCCGGGGCGTGTACCTCGACGGGGGCTTCGGGGTCGGCAAGACGCACCTGCTCGCCTCCGCGTACCATGCGGCGAGTGGGCGCGGCCTGAGCGCGGCGTTCATGAGCTTCCAGGACCTGATGTACCTGATCGGCGCGCTCGGCATGCCGCGCGCGCTGGACGCCATGCGCGGCGTGAACCTGCTGTGCGTGGACGAGTTCGAGCTGGACGACCCCGGCAACACGCACATGGCGAACACCTTCCTGGGCGAGCTGATGCCGGGCGGCCTGAACGTCATCGCGACGTCCAACACCGAACCCGGACGGCTCGGCGAGGGGCGCTTCAATGCCCGCGATTTCGAACGGCAGATTCAGGCCATCGCGGGACGATTCCGGAACCTGCGCCTGGACGGCCCCGACTACCGGCAGCGTGGCAGCACGCCCGAGCAGAACCTCACGGACGCCGAGTACGGCGCGTGGCGTGCCCGTCAGGAGGCGGGGACGCTCGCGGAACTGCCGTACCCGGCGCTGCAGGGCGTGCTGCTCAGCGTGCACCCTGCCCGCTTCGGGCAGCTGCTGGAGGGCGTGGAGGCGGTGGGGCTGCGTGGCCTGACGCCCATGCCGAGCCAGAACGACGCGCTGCGCTTCGTGCATTTCGTGGACAAGGTGTATGACCTGGGCGGGCACGCGGCCTTCACGGGCGCGCCGCTGGAGTCGCTGTTCGACGAGACGTACCGGCACGGGGCCTTCGCGAAGAAGTACGCGCGCTGCCTGTCGCGCCTGTCGGAACTGCTGCGCGAGGCCCGCGCCGCGTAG
- a CDS encoding VUT family protein: protein MNAPTGPQPVRTAASHDTARYVLTALYVLSILLANLTLNRFIALPLYGQLSVGTIFFAAVFTLRDRIHRHGLRAVYVAIALALLVNTLAAYFTGTPWRFIGASFLAVLVGELADTGVYQRLLHRSWWVRVLSSNAVSVPLDSVVFTLLAFLGDMSWNMIFQIIFADIVVKYLIAALLAFRMRGHDRIVPTAVHD, encoded by the coding sequence ATGAACGCACCCACCGGCCCTCAGCCGGTCCGGACTGCCGCGTCCCACGACACGGCCCGCTACGTCTTGACCGCCCTGTACGTCCTGAGCATCCTGCTCGCCAACCTGACCCTCAACCGCTTCATCGCGCTGCCGCTGTACGGGCAGCTGAGCGTCGGCACGATCTTCTTCGCGGCCGTGTTCACGCTCCGCGACCGCATCCACCGCCACGGCCTGCGCGCCGTGTACGTCGCCATCGCGCTCGCGCTGCTGGTAAATACCCTCGCCGCGTACTTCACCGGCACGCCGTGGCGCTTCATCGGCGCGTCGTTCCTGGCGGTCCTGGTGGGGGAACTCGCGGACACCGGCGTGTACCAGCGGCTCCTGCACCGCTCGTGGTGGGTGCGCGTGCTGAGCAGCAACGCCGTCAGCGTGCCGCTCGACAGCGTGGTATTCACGCTCCTCGCGTTCCTGGGCGACATGAGCTGGAACATGATCTTCCAGATCATCTTCGCGGACATCGTCGTCAAGTACCTCATCGCGGCCCTGCTGGCCTTCCGGATGCGCGGCCACGACCGCATCGTCCCGACCGCCGTGCATGACTGA
- a CDS encoding arginase yields the protein MLLSVDWDAWSGCAEYVFDAPIWGTPDREHDRVRRWQERAERRGGPGAGWDALQDDYPLYPGWEALRAYAGVPAFVTLSHAQAREWLHLYPGRDVLNVDSHHDLYSSSGDPARWRPGNWAGLALHADLIGTYTARYPEWHEGLLVTEGHDLDRTRAEVHAALPAPLHDRVRLERRPDLPPARDVEAVLLVQSPSWSSPAHDRSFLDLARTLNAAPLGTPPIDRSARP from the coding sequence ATGCTGCTGTCCGTCGACTGGGACGCGTGGAGCGGCTGCGCGGAGTACGTGTTCGACGCGCCCATCTGGGGCACGCCGGACCGTGAGCACGACCGCGTTCGCCGCTGGCAGGAGCGCGCCGAGCGGCGCGGCGGTCCCGGTGCGGGCTGGGACGCGCTGCAGGACGACTACCCGCTGTACCCCGGCTGGGAGGCCCTGCGCGCGTACGCGGGCGTCCCGGCCTTCGTGACGCTCAGTCACGCGCAGGCGCGCGAGTGGCTGCACCTGTACCCGGGCCGCGACGTCCTGAACGTCGACAGTCACCACGACCTGTACAGCAGCAGTGGCGACCCCGCCCGCTGGCGGCCCGGCAACTGGGCGGGCCTCGCGCTGCACGCCGACCTGATCGGGACGTACACGGCCCGCTACCCCGAATGGCACGAGGGGCTGCTCGTCACGGAAGGGCACGACCTGGACCGCACGCGCGCCGAGGTGCATGCCGCCCTGCCCGCCCCCCTGCACGACCGCGTCCGGCTGGAGCGCCGCCCCGACCTGCCGCCCGCCCGTGACGTGGAAGCGGTCCTGCTGGTGCAGAGCCCCTCGTGGAGCAGCCCCGCGCACGACCGGTCCTTTCTGGACCTCGCGCGCACCCTGAACGCCGCCCCGCTCGGCACGCCGCCCATCGACCGCAGCGCCCGCCCCTGA
- the rimO gene encoding 30S ribosomal protein S12 methylthiotransferase RimO — translation MTQQLTPQEHAGADIKKVGFISLGCPKALVDSERILTQLRAEGYQVADSYEDADTVIVNTCGFITPAVEESLSAIGEALDATGRVIVTGCLGERPETIRARHPKVAAITGSEAVDDVMAAVHELLPRDENPFTALIPGLGDTAQVKLTPRHYAYLKIAEGCNHRCAFCIIPKLRGLQVSRDAGSVLYEAFRLVAGGTRELMVISQDTSAYGVDIRHRDSEFQERQVAAHLTDLARELGELGVWVRMHYVYPYPHVDRVVELMRDGKILPYLDVPLQHASPRILKLMRRPGAGKQLDTIRRWREICPDLTIRSTFIVGFPGETETEFQELLDFLEAAQLDRVGAFTYSDVPEADANALDGAVPEDVKQERLARFMEVAQRISTERLARKVGRTVQVIIDEYNDDEDDTVPGTRLIGRTAGDAPGIDGQVYLYAADFAGKVKIGDRVQAIIEDSDEYDLFGEVVALDPWQTRVPQLGHFSHH, via the coding sequence ATGACACAGCAACTGACGCCGCAGGAACATGCGGGCGCGGACATCAAGAAGGTCGGATTCATCAGCCTGGGCTGCCCCAAGGCCCTGGTGGACAGCGAACGCATCCTCACCCAGCTGCGCGCCGAGGGCTACCAGGTGGCCGACAGCTACGAGGACGCCGACACCGTCATCGTGAACACCTGCGGCTTCATCACGCCCGCCGTGGAGGAATCCCTCAGCGCCATCGGAGAGGCGCTCGACGCGACGGGCCGCGTCATCGTGACCGGCTGCCTCGGCGAGCGGCCCGAAACGATCCGCGCCCGCCACCCCAAGGTCGCCGCCATCACCGGCAGCGAAGCCGTGGACGACGTGATGGCCGCCGTGCACGAACTGCTCCCGCGCGACGAGAACCCCTTCACGGCCCTCATTCCCGGCCTGGGCGACACCGCGCAGGTCAAGCTCACGCCCCGCCACTACGCGTACCTGAAGATCGCGGAAGGCTGCAACCACCGCTGCGCCTTCTGCATCATCCCGAAACTGCGCGGCCTGCAGGTGTCCCGCGATGCGGGCAGCGTCCTGTACGAGGCGTTCCGGCTCGTGGCGGGCGGCACGCGCGAACTCATGGTGATCTCGCAGGACACCTCCGCGTACGGCGTGGACATCCGGCACCGCGACTCCGAATTCCAGGAGCGCCAGGTGGCCGCGCACCTCACCGACCTCGCCCGTGAACTCGGCGAGCTGGGCGTGTGGGTCCGCATGCACTACGTGTACCCGTACCCGCACGTCGACCGGGTCGTGGAACTCATGCGGGACGGCAAGATCCTCCCGTACCTGGACGTGCCGCTGCAGCACGCGTCGCCGCGCATCCTGAAGCTCATGCGTCGCCCCGGCGCGGGCAAGCAGCTCGACACCATCCGCCGCTGGCGCGAGATCTGCCCGGACCTCACCATCCGCAGCACCTTCATCGTCGGCTTCCCCGGCGAGACCGAAACCGAATTCCAGGAACTGCTGGACTTCCTGGAGGCCGCGCAGCTCGACCGCGTGGGTGCTTTCACGTACAGCGACGTGCCCGAAGCGGACGCGAACGCCCTGGACGGCGCCGTGCCGGAGGACGTGAAGCAGGAACGCCTCGCGCGCTTCATGGAGGTCGCGCAGCGCATCAGCACCGAACGCCTCGCCCGCAAGGTGGGCCGCACCGTGCAGGTCATCATCGACGAGTACAACGACGACGAGGACGACACCGTGCCCGGCACGCGCCTCATCGGCCGGACCGCCGGTGATGCCCCCGGCATCGACGGGCAGGTGTACCTGTACGCCGCGGACTTCGCCGGGAAGGTCAAGATCGGGGACCGCGTGCAGGCCATCATCGAGGACAGCGACGAGTACGACCTGTTCGGCGAGGTCGTCGCGCTCGACCCCTGGCAGACGCGCGTCCCGCAGCTCGGGCACTTCAGCCACCACTGA
- a CDS encoding cytochrome b has translation MNQWLDERLNISRLNDKFLRKAFPVHHTYFLGEITLFSLIVLLLTGVFLALSYEPSTRMVPSFLDKTQMVPAAYSSILRINWMPFGDMLRRIHHWSANLMVAASILHMMRIYFTGSFKKPREINWWIGMLLLVFTIITAVTGYSLPYDNFAKTTLGVVVGIVQSVPWVGDWLAQAAFGGKFALDNAYMIPRVYGYHIMLLPAILLGLTGAHMLIMIKQKHTQPQYAKRIAYKKIVGVPLSTQQTPIALMLAFLMAGIVILFAAFIPVHPVEVFGPASDNPVANIKPDWYLLWIFGVLEMIPASAKFTLFGGEIGPEFIGGIVIATLTLLVMLAVPVFDKSKDNLYYSENPTDHPKRLAGGIAFFTLLIVWSVAGYKNDFQWPVAPFWIMTFVGPLVAYFVTIAIVRGIKAFKAADERDVSHAAAADD, from the coding sequence ATGAACCAGTGGCTCGACGAACGTCTGAACATCTCGCGCCTGAACGACAAGTTCCTGCGCAAGGCCTTCCCGGTGCATCACACCTACTTCCTGGGTGAGATCACGCTGTTCTCGCTGATCGTGCTGCTCCTCACCGGCGTGTTCCTGGCGCTGTCGTACGAGCCGAGCACCCGCATGGTCCCCAGCTTCCTCGACAAGACCCAGATGGTGCCCGCCGCGTACAGCAGCATCCTGCGCATCAACTGGATGCCGTTCGGCGACATGCTGCGCCGCATCCACCACTGGTCCGCGAACCTGATGGTCGCCGCCAGCATCCTGCACATGATGCGCATCTACTTCACGGGCAGCTTCAAGAAGCCCCGCGAGATCAACTGGTGGATCGGCATGCTGCTGCTGGTCTTCACGATCATCACCGCCGTGACCGGCTACAGCCTCCCCTACGACAACTTCGCCAAGACGACGCTCGGCGTGGTCGTCGGCATCGTGCAGAGCGTCCCCTGGGTCGGCGACTGGCTCGCGCAGGCGGCCTTCGGCGGCAAGTTCGCGCTCGACAACGCCTACATGATCCCCCGCGTGTACGGCTACCACATCATGCTGCTGCCCGCCATCCTGCTCGGCCTGACCGGCGCGCACATGCTGATCATGATCAAGCAGAAGCACACGCAGCCGCAGTACGCCAAGCGCATCGCCTACAAGAAGATCGTCGGCGTGCCGCTCAGCACCCAGCAGACCCCCATCGCGCTCATGCTCGCCTTCCTGATGGCCGGCATCGTGATCCTGTTCGCCGCGTTCATCCCCGTGCACCCGGTCGAAGTGTTCGGCCCGGCGTCCGACAACCCCGTCGCGAACATCAAGCCCGACTGGTACCTGCTGTGGATCTTCGGCGTGCTCGAAATGATCCCCGCCAGCGCCAAGTTCACGCTGTTCGGCGGTGAGATCGGGCCGGAATTCATCGGCGGTATCGTGATCGCCACCCTCACCCTGCTCGTCATGCTGGCCGTCCCGGTCTTCGACAAGAGCAAGGACAACCTGTACTACAGCGAGAACCCCACCGACCACCCCAAGCGTCTCGCTGGCGGCATCGCCTTCTTCACGCTGCTGATCGTCTGGAGCGTCGCCGGGTACAAGAACGACTTCCAGTGGCCCGTCGCGCCCTTCTGGATCATGACCTTCGTCGGGCCGCTCGTGGCGTACTTCGTGACGATCGCCATCGTGCGCGGCATCAAGGCCTTCAAGGCCGCCGACGAGCGCGACGTGTCGCACGCCGCCGCCGCCGACGACTGA
- a CDS encoding QcrA and Rieske domain-containing protein: protein MTKYVRQDPEMTRRKFINAAMGTTVGIGGLSLLSIVGGVKPANTLTPEKTLPAKGDVLVYADPAKNNAPVALADIKEGQVVFAFPKGKVNGTDVVKSGIARNQLIIAKFPEAQLKAPTDIKGTDQGIVVYSRQCMHLGCAVEVKAYPSKGLKEAAVCPCHGGVYDMTQGGRVADGPPPAGLPQLPIKVVGGQVVVQDFFQSLPYDITEAEFETQKKELEKA from the coding sequence GTGACCAAGTACGTACGTCAGGACCCCGAAATGACCCGCCGCAAGTTCATCAACGCGGCCATGGGCACCACCGTCGGCATCGGCGGCCTGAGCCTGCTCAGCATCGTCGGCGGCGTCAAGCCCGCCAACACCCTCACGCCCGAGAAGACGCTGCCCGCCAAGGGCGACGTGCTCGTGTACGCCGACCCCGCCAAAAACAACGCGCCCGTCGCGCTCGCCGACATCAAGGAAGGGCAGGTCGTGTTCGCCTTCCCGAAAGGCAAGGTCAACGGCACCGACGTCGTCAAGAGCGGCATCGCGCGCAACCAGCTCATCATCGCCAAGTTCCCCGAAGCGCAGCTCAAGGCGCCCACCGACATCAAGGGCACCGACCAGGGCATCGTGGTGTACTCCCGCCAGTGCATGCACCTCGGCTGCGCCGTCGAAGTGAAGGCCTACCCCTCCAAGGGCCTGAAGGAAGCGGCCGTCTGCCCCTGCCACGGCGGTGTGTACGACATGACGCAAGGTGGCCGAGTGGCCGACGGTCCGCCCCCGGCGGGCCTCCCCCAGTTGCCGATCAAGGTCGTCGGTGGGCAGGTCGTCGTGCAGGACTTCTTCCAGTCCCTGCCGTACGACATCACCGAAGCCGAGTTCGAGACGCAGAAGAAGGAGCTTGAGAAAGCATGA
- a CDS encoding c-type cytochrome — protein sequence MFNTETAPEPVAVDPALSAVIAKEWPTSGKAIYEANCAGCHGAAGQGGVGPKLAANTAITGDHALVVTRILKGKAPMPAFGIENGGKLKDNEVYAVANYVLNSWGNKSEDLVTPATLAEGAGKVSPEVIRVRSRFVPEEIKLPEIFLVTFVMLLLTYGIIGLYSHWAEGAELRPGIHKVRSTPMTITAMIAAMAGVILFSVLFVREILTSIAGMNAATPVAPQVTAEGFYAAMVVLLIALVLGLYKKYFMDGEVVVEDASGEFPW from the coding sequence ATGTTCAACACCGAGACCGCGCCGGAGCCGGTCGCGGTCGATCCGGCCCTGAGTGCCGTGATCGCCAAGGAGTGGCCCACCAGCGGCAAGGCGATCTACGAAGCGAACTGCGCGGGCTGCCACGGCGCGGCCGGTCAGGGCGGCGTGGGCCCCAAACTCGCGGCCAACACCGCCATCACCGGCGACCACGCGCTCGTCGTGACCCGCATCCTGAAAGGCAAGGCGCCCATGCCCGCCTTCGGGATCGAGAACGGCGGCAAGCTCAAGGACAACGAGGTGTACGCCGTCGCCAACTACGTCCTGAACAGCTGGGGCAACAAGAGCGAGGACCTCGTCACGCCCGCCACGCTCGCCGAGGGCGCCGGCAAGGTCAGCCCCGAAGTCATCCGCGTACGATCGCGCTTCGTGCCCGAAGAGATCAAGCTGCCCGAGATCTTCCTCGTGACCTTCGTGATGCTGCTCCTCACGTACGGCATCATCGGCCTGTACAGCCACTGGGCGGAAGGCGCCGAACTGCGCCCCGGCATCCACAAGGTCCGCAGCACCCCCATGACCATCACCGCGATGATCGCTGCGATGGCCGGCGTGATCCTCTTCAGCGTGCTGTTCGTCCGCGAGATCCTCACCAGCATCGCCGGCATGAACGCCGCCACGCCCGTCGCCCCGCAGGTCACCGCCGAAGGCTTCTACGCCGCGATGGTCGTGCTGCTGATCGCGCTCGTGCTCGGCCTCTACAAGAAGTACTTCATGGACGGCGAGGTCGTCGTCGAGGACGCCAGCGGCGAATTCCCCTGGTAA
- a CDS encoding serine hydrolase, with product MGGVQRALTSQGFAGRVAVVVQDARTGETLHAERPDEALPAASIVKVALLVRGLLAAQEGEVPLAERVPLRAEDRVPGSGVLHELSPGLTPTWEDLLTLMVIVSDNTATNLVISRLGLERVQAWLAQTLPDTRLVGRLQLPPELRNDAQRRGERNTTTARDTAALLTRLYRHELLDDAHTRLALDILGRQQFRDILARHVPRGVDGEPLYRVLSKSGELTGVHHDAGLLLLPRPLSVAVLSVDGSDPREHPDNRDVTLLAATIWPLLHALGGPFGGHSY from the coding sequence ATGGGCGGGGTGCAGCGCGCCCTGACCTCTCAGGGCTTCGCGGGCCGCGTGGCAGTGGTGGTACAGGACGCCCGGACGGGGGAGACGCTGCACGCCGAACGTCCGGACGAGGCGCTGCCTGCCGCCAGCATCGTGAAGGTCGCGCTGCTCGTGCGGGGCCTGCTGGCCGCGCAGGAGGGCGAGGTGCCGCTCGCGGAGCGCGTGCCGCTGCGCGCCGAGGACCGCGTGCCGGGCAGCGGCGTGCTGCACGAACTCTCGCCGGGCCTGACGCCCACCTGGGAGGACCTGCTGACCCTGATGGTGATCGTGAGCGACAACACCGCCACGAACCTCGTCATCTCCCGGCTGGGCCTGGAGCGGGTGCAGGCGTGGCTGGCACAGACCCTGCCGGACACGCGGCTGGTGGGCCGCCTGCAGCTTCCGCCGGAGCTGCGCAACGACGCGCAGCGGCGCGGGGAACGCAACACCACCACCGCCCGCGACACTGCGGCGCTCCTGACGCGCCTGTACCGGCACGAACTGCTGGACGACGCGCACACCCGCCTCGCGCTGGACATCCTGGGCCGCCAGCAGTTCCGGGACATCCTGGCGCGCCACGTGCCGCGCGGCGTGGACGGCGAGCCGCTGTACCGGGTGCTGTCCAAGAGCGGCGAACTGACGGGCGTGCACCACGACGCGGGCCTGCTGCTGCTGCCCAGGCCGCTCAGCGTGGCGGTGCTGAGCGTGGACGGCAGCGACCCGCGCGAACATCCGGACAACCGGGACGTGACCTTGCTCGCCGCTACAATCTGGCCGCTGCTGCACGCCCTCGGAGGGCCGTTCGGGGGACATTCTTACTGA
- a CDS encoding response regulator transcription factor: MIRVLLADDHALFRQGLRSLLESEGMRVIGEAANGREAIRYAADTHPDVILMDIQMPELDGVKATQSILEIDPQAKVIMITMYRQDRYVFEAVKAGARGYILKDADAATLLDAIGRVAGGEALLDPEMAQNVLDDFRDKREVLPSEKHADLNERETTILKLLAQGFSNQDIAMRLDISEKTVRNRLSEIFNKLQLNNRTQAALYALREGIANLEQS; this comes from the coding sequence ATGATTCGTGTGCTGCTCGCCGACGACCACGCCCTGTTCCGGCAGGGCCTACGAAGCCTGCTGGAATCGGAAGGGATGCGCGTGATCGGCGAGGCCGCCAACGGCCGCGAAGCGATCCGGTACGCGGCCGACACCCACCCCGACGTGATCCTGATGGACATCCAGATGCCGGAACTCGACGGCGTGAAGGCCACGCAGAGCATCCTGGAGATCGACCCGCAGGCCAAGGTCATCATGATCACCATGTACCGCCAGGACCGTTACGTGTTCGAGGCCGTGAAGGCCGGAGCGCGCGGGTACATCCTGAAGGACGCGGACGCCGCCACGCTCCTCGACGCCATCGGGCGCGTCGCGGGCGGCGAGGCGCTCCTCGACCCGGAAATGGCGCAGAACGTCCTCGACGACTTCCGCGACAAGCGCGAGGTGCTGCCCAGCGAGAAGCACGCCGACCTGAACGAACGCGAGACGACCATCCTGAAGCTGCTCGCGCAGGGTTTCTCGAACCAGGACATCGCCATGCGGCTCGACATCTCCGAGAAGACGGTCCGCAACCGCCTGTCCGAGATCTTCAACAAGCTCCAGCTCAACAACCGCACGCAGGCGGCCCTGTACGCCCTGCGCGAAGGCATCGCGAACCTTGAGCAGTCGTAA
- a CDS encoding (4Fe-4S)-binding protein, translating to MTHTPGGTTPPGSVSDQAMLYGRAYTAPGVIVSYDAARCIHARVCVQGLPQVFDVSARPWIQPQHAPALEVQAVVHRCPSGALHVLLDGAAPEQPDVPTRITPYPDGPLGIRGDLRIVTPAGEVQDVRATLCRCGQSSNKPYCDGTHTRVGWKE from the coding sequence ATGACCCACACTCCCGGCGGCACGACACCCCCAGGTTCGGTGTCCGATCAGGCGATGCTCTACGGCCGCGCGTACACCGCGCCCGGCGTGATCGTGAGTTACGACGCGGCCCGCTGCATTCACGCGCGCGTGTGCGTGCAGGGCCTCCCGCAGGTGTTCGACGTGTCGGCCCGCCCGTGGATTCAGCCGCAGCACGCGCCCGCCCTTGAGGTGCAGGCCGTGGTGCACCGCTGCCCGAGCGGCGCGCTGCACGTCCTGCTGGACGGCGCCGCCCCGGAACAGCCGGACGTGCCGACCCGCATCACGCCGTACCCGGACGGGCCGCTCGGCATTCGCGGCGACCTGCGGATCGTGACGCCCGCCGGAGAGGTGCAGGACGTGCGCGCCACCCTCTGCCGCTGCGGGCAGAGCAGCAACAAGCCGTACTGCGACGGCACGCACACCAGGGTCGGCTGGAAGGAATGA
- a CDS encoding 23S rRNA (pseudouridine(1915)-N(3))-methyltransferase RlmH: MRLHLITVGEPRLAYARTGWDEYALRLRHYHKLQVTRVPGSTPAKESQAILKAAGRAPLIALDPRGRQWTSEALSAFIDAQGLGGTGELAFAIGGPDGHTDELRAAAHTLWSLGSLTLPHDLAMVVLVEALYRAGTISRGEPYHR, translated from the coding sequence ATGCGGCTTCACCTGATCACCGTCGGCGAGCCGAGGCTGGCGTACGCCCGCACCGGCTGGGACGAGTACGCCCTCCGCCTGCGCCACTACCACAAGCTGCAGGTGACGCGCGTGCCGGGCAGTACGCCCGCGAAGGAAAGCCAGGCGATCCTGAAGGCGGCGGGCCGCGCGCCCCTCATCGCGCTCGACCCGCGCGGACGGCAGTGGACGAGCGAGGCGCTCAGCGCCTTCATTGACGCGCAGGGCTTGGGCGGCACCGGCGAACTCGCCTTCGCGATCGGTGGGCCGGACGGGCACACCGACGAACTGCGCGCCGCCGCGCACACCCTCTGGTCGCTGGGCAGCCTGACGCTCCCGCACGACCTGGCGATGGTGGTGCTCGTCGAGGCGCTGTACCGGGCGGGCACCATCAGCCGCGGCGAGCCGTACCACCGCTGA